Sequence from the Thermocoleostomius sinensis A174 genome:
TCTGAGACGAGGGCAACCCTTCAACTCGGTTTTCGGATTGCGCCTTTCGATTCGGGTTTTGCGTGATGCGTCAGTTCTTTCTACCTGCCTTAGGTGAGGGAATAAAAGAGACAAGAGAGACGGTATCCATCATAGGCTGACGGTTGGCTGAGCTAATGATGAAGGGCTAAGTTAAGGTGATAATAGTCACCTCAGGCGGACAAAACAGCCGCCCCGGATAGTACGTTCCCAGACCCCGGTTTACATACAGTTGATTACTTCCCACTCGATGAAAGCCTTGCGCCCACTCCCAATGGCGCATGACCTTGTGACAATCTTCCCGCATGTAGGGAACCCAACGGCGCAGACCCTTAGGAGTATACCGACGGATAGTTTGATACCAGGTTGGAAAGGGGCCCAATCCAGGAATGACGATTTGCCCTCCATGCGAGTGTCCTGAAAGCTGTAGATCTACACGCCAAGGCTGTAACCGAACAGCACTATCGGGATTGTGAGACAATACAATCCGAGGAATAGCCGGATCAAGATTATCCATTACAGGGGCAGGATTGAACTCTTTTGACCAATAATCAGCCAAGCCGACGATCGGTAACTCTGGGCCCAAAGGGTAAGCAATTTGATTCCACAATACGGAAATTCCACTTTCCATCAGGGCGGTTGTAATTTCTGTCTTTGCCCGGGGTGAGTAAATGTCATGGTTCCCCAAGACAGCAAACGTCCCAACTCGACTTTGTAACTTTTGTAACCACTGAGCTAGTCCGTGAATGGGAGAAGGATCGTCGGTGACATAATCCCCAGTCAGCATGACCAGGTCAGGCTGAGCTTGATTGCTGGCAGCGATCGCCTCAGCGAGTAGAGCCTCTGACAAACGCAACCCATCAAAATGTAAATCTGAAAGTTGTGCCAGTGTAGTTCCCTGAAGGGATGCGGGAAGCCCATCTATGTGAACGGTTAGCCTTTCAATGCTCAGCTTGCCTGACAACAGTCTGTGCATAGCTTTTTTTCCAAAAGGGCAACTTCAGCTTAGCAGAGCAACGAAGCAGTGGCAGTGTTAGCCATACAACACCTACGAGAAAATTGTTTCCTTTACCCTAGATCTTCACGGTTCCTTCTTATTGTTGACCCAGGCATCAAACCTAGCGACGAGCGTTTCCACAGCAACCTGATTAACCTCGAAGTTATCTAGCGTAGGACAGACAACCCAGTCTCTACCTCGGGGGCAAGCCTGTTTGTGCGCTAGTCAAGGATAAGGAGGATTGGCTCTAGATTAAACCCCGATCTGGGCGCTCTTTGCATCTGAAGAAGTTCGTAATTTTTATAAAAAAGTAGATGGATTCCTTCGTTTTGGCGACAAGATAAGGCATAGATAGGTTAAAAGATAGATGTTTAAACAGCGTTAAATCTATGAAAAGTTCATTGAAAATAGAGCAAAAATATGATAAGGGGAATTAATTTCTTTGTAACATTTCT
This genomic interval carries:
- a CDS encoding metallophosphoesterase — protein: MHRLLSGKLSIERLTVHIDGLPASLQGTTLAQLSDLHFDGLRLSEALLAEAIAASNQAQPDLVMLTGDYVTDDPSPIHGLAQWLQKLQSRVGTFAVLGNHDIYSPRAKTEITTALMESGISVLWNQIAYPLGPELPIVGLADYWSKEFNPAPVMDNLDPAIPRIVLSHNPDSAVRLQPWRVDLQLSGHSHGGQIVIPGLGPFPTWYQTIRRYTPKGLRRWVPYMREDCHKVMRHWEWAQGFHRVGSNQLYVNRGLGTYYPGRLFCPPEVTIITLT